The sequence TGAGAAGGAAGACGAAGCGGCGCTCGCCGAAGTGCGGGCGAAGAGCCGCGAGGCCGGGAAGAAGTTCCTCGCCGAGAGGCGCGTCGAGTGGGAGGCGAAGTACGGCGAGGTCGACCTCGATGTGTTCGACGCGTTCACGAAGCGCATGACGCGGGTCGAGAAGGACACCGACGAGGCCCAGAAGGTGGAGGATGCCGCGAGCCGCCCGTCCTACGAAGACCTCGTCGCCCTGTCCCGGGGATGGCTGCAGGTGCGGCGCGAGATCCTCCTCGCCGAGCGTGATGCCGGGAACCTCGACGAAGAGGTCATGCGCGAGCTGATCGCCGCGATGGATGCCGAGGAGCTCGCGCTCGACACCCGCGGCGCCACCCGTCAGCAGAGCCGGGCCTGACCTGAGACGCGAGAGCGCCCCGTCCCGAGAAGGGGCGGGGCGCTCTGTGCGAGGCGGGAGTGGGGTCAGCGTGCGCCGACCGGCTCCTTGTCGGAGGTGGCATCCGCTTCGGGAGCGTCGTCGTCGCCGGAGTCGTCGGCGAAGGGCAGGCCCTCGCGCGGCGCGTTGTAGAGCTCCTCGTTCAGGATGCCCTCGCGCTTGGCGACGATGGTCGGGATCAGCGCCTGGCCCGCGACGTTGACCGCGGTGCGGCCCATGTCGAGGATCGGGTCGATCGCGAGCAGCAGTCCGACGCCCTCGAGCGGCAGGCCCAGGGTCGACAGCGTCAGCGTGAGCATGACGACCGCGCCGGTGGTGCCGGCGGTGGCCGCCGAGCCGACGACCGAGACGATCACGATCAGCAGGTACTGCACGAAGTTCAGCTCGATGCCGAAGAACTGGGCCACGAAGATCGCGGCGATGGCCGGGTAGATCGCGGCGCAGCCGTCCATCTTGGTGGTCGCCCCCAGCGGCACGGCGAACGACGCGTAGGAGCGCGGGACGCCGAGGTTGCGCTCGGTGACGCGCTCGGTGAGGGGCAGCGTGCCGATCGAGGAGCGGCTGACGAACGCCAGCTGCACGGCGGGCCAGACGCCCGAGAAGTACTGCTTGATCGACAGGCCGTGCGTGCGCACCAGGATCGGGTACACGACGAACAGCACGAGCGCGAGGCCGATGTAGACGGCGGCCGCGAACCAGCCGAGCGAGGCGAGCTTCTCCCAGCCGTACTTGATCACGGCCGAGCCGATGAGGCCGAAGGTGCCGAGCGGGGCGATGCGGATGATCCACCACAGCACGCGCTGGATGACCTTCAGCAGCGACTCGGTGAAGACGAGGAAGGGCTCGGCTTTCTTGCCGGCCTTGAGTGCCGCGATGCCGATGACGGCCGCGACCACGATGACCTGGAGGATGTTGAAGCCCACGCTCGACGAGAACGTGCCGTCGGCTGCGCCGGGCGAGGTGTTGACCGTCAGGCCGAGGAAGTTCTGCGGGATCAGGCCCAGCAGGAAGTTCCACCAGGTACCCACGGTGTACGGCTCGCCGGTCTCGAGGCCCTCGCCGGCGCGGTTGCCCGGCTGGATCACGAGACCCAGCACGATGCCGATGATGACCGCGATGAAGGCGGTGATCGCGAACCACAGGATCGTCTGGCCGGCCAGGCGTGCGGCGTTCTGCACGCGACGCAGGTTCGAGATGCTGGCGACGATGGCCGTGAAGATCAGCGGGACGACAGCGGCGCGCAGCAGCGTCACATACGAGTTGCCGATGGTGTCGAGGGTGGCCGACAGACCGTTGGGGTTCTCCGCCGTGGCTCCGAGCTGGCGGCCGATCAGACCGGCGGCGATGCCGAGGACGAGGGCTGCGAGGATCTGGAAGCCGAACGAGGTCAGCAGCTTCCGGACCGGCCCGCGGGTGTCAGGCGCCTTCTGGGCGCGTGCGGTGGTGCTCATGAGGGTGGGGACTCCAGGATCACGGCGCGCCGAGTGCGCGCCCTGAGGCCCAACGCTATGACCGCCTGGGAATTCCCTGGGCGGATATGACGAACGATGACGCTGTTCGCTCAGCTGCCGCCGCGGGCTCGCGCGTCCGTCGCCGGATCGAACCATTTCAGGTCGGGGAATCGGGCGAAGCCGCGGTCGCGGGTGGCGAGACGTGCGCCGTTCGCCAGAGTGAGCGCGGCGATGTATGCGTCGGGGACGAGGTTCCCGCGGATGCCCTGATCGCTTGCGGCGAGATCGTCGAGCCGGTTCCAGGCCGGTGCCCCTGCCGTGAGCCACTGTGTGCGCGGGGCGGCGACGAGGCTGCGGGTGAAGGCCATCGCCGCGTCGATCGGTGCCGGGGCCGTGGTGATCCGAGGATGGGTGACGATGCGGACGAACCCACTCAGGATCGTGTCCGAGACGCCGATCGGTTCGAGGGTGAGCACCTCGTTCAGCCATGGGGCGTAGGTCTGATGTTCCGCGGAGTCGGCACGGAACGCGTAGACGAGGATGTTGACGTCGGGAACGATCACCGGATCGGAGTCTCTTCCAGTGCTTCCCACAGCGCGTCGCGGTCGTCGATGTCGACGAGGAATCGTGAGGTGCGCGGGTTGCCGAAGGTCGGCAGGGGCTCGACGGGCGCCGCGGGTTCGAGCTTCGCTAAGTGCTCCCGCAGAGCCTCTTCGATGAAGCTCGTGAAGGTCCGGCCCTCCGCGGCTGCGCGCGCCTTCGCCTCGGCCGCGAGGGCTTCAGAGAGGTTCAGGGTGGTTCGCATGCAGATGAGCATACTCGTCCACGCAGACGTCTGCCTGCGTCAGCGCGGAGCCAGCACCAGCAGCTCACCCACCTCGCAGTCGAGCGCCTCGCAGATCGCGCGCAGCGTGGAGTACCGGATGGCGCGGGCGCGGTCGTTCTTCAGCACCGACAGGTTCACGATGCTCACCCCCACCGTGGCGCTGAGTTCGGTCAGGGTCATCCCGCGCTCGGCGAGCAGCTCGTCGAGCCGGCAGTGGATGCCGGTGAACTCGTCGTCGCTCTCGGCCGGGGTCACACCAGTCCCTCCGTGTCCTTCTGCAGGCGCTCGGTCTCCTGCTGCAGGCGAGCCCTGTCCTGCTCTAGACGCATGCCCTGGCGGAAGACGGCGGCGAGGGCGACGAGCGCGAGCGCGGCTCCGAACGGGAGCGGGGTGACGGTGAGCTGGTAGGCCGAGGGGTACCACTCGCTGTCGGGCGGGAACACCTCGCGCAGCCCGGCGGTCGCAGCGATCCCGCCCAGCAGGTCGGCGGCGACGCCGAACACGAGGACGGCGATCGCGCCGCCCACGAGAGCCCGCGTGACCGTGCGCGAGAACACGCGTCCGCGCAGGGTGTGGAAGCAGATGACCGCGAGGATCACGGCGGGCATGGTCGTCAGGGCGAGGGTGCTCAGCTGGGCCGCTGCGGCGAGGAGGCGGAGCCCGAGGGGCGCGTTCCCGACCGTGAAATCCGCGAGCGACGACCCGCTGCAGGTGAGCATGGTCGTCGCGCTGTCGCCGAATTCGGAGCACGGAAGGTCCGCCGGCCATGCCACCCAGACGTTCGTCTCGCCGTGGAGCTCGGCCCAGTCGACGGTGAACGCTTTCGCGATGACGATCACTGCGCCCACGGCGGAGAGCAGGATCCACCACGCGGAGAGGGTGAGGGCGGCATCGAGGGCGACGGTGCGGCTCCCACGGCGGCGACTGTTCCATACGACGACCGCCACGATCAGGGCGATCACCGCGAGCCCGATCCCGATGTAGAGCAGGGACTGTCCGAGTTCGTCAGATCCGAATGTGAGCATCAGACGAGTCCCTCCGTCTCCTTCTCGAGCGCCGCCTTCTCGTGCTGGAGGCGGATGCCGCGGCGGAATGCGACGGCGACCAGGCCGACGGTCACCCCGGTGGCGAAGAACGGCGCGATCGTCCAGAACTCGACCAGATGTACGGGCTCACCGTCGCCGAGACCGAGAGCGCTCGTCACGCCGTTGCGCCCCATCGTCTCCAGCATCACGATCAGGATCGGCGCTGCCACGAGCGTCCAGCCGATCGCGTTGAACGCCCACACGTTCGCGCGGACGAAGAAGCGGCCGCGCAGGAAGTTCCAGGCGACCAGGGTCACGCTCGCGATGACGAGGAGCGCCGCGAGAGCCCACAGCGCGATGGCGGCGACGATCGCGACGATCGACACCGTGTCCACGCCGCTCGCGATGATCATCGCCTCGTCGGCGAACCCTTCGATCGAGATGGCGCCCGAGTCGGTCGTCGTCGAGATCGGCTGCTGGTCGATCGGGATCGTCCAGGCGATTCCGGTCTCGCGGAACGTGCGCGCGACGCGCAGGATCGTGGCGAACGCGACCGTGACCAGCGCCGCGGCGGCGTAGAGGATCACGGTGATGGCATCCGCCGTCTCGGATCGGGTGGCTCTGGTGGTCGTGTTCGTCGTGGTCATCAGACGAGTCCTTCCGTGTCGCGCTGCAGTCTTCGGCCGATCTCGAACAGACCGGCGACGAGGGCGAGGGCGAACGCCCAGCCCACGGGTGCGAGGTCGAACTGCACGAGGAGCGTCCACAGCACGTCCTCGACCTGCGGATCGGTGGTGGCGAGGTCCTGCACGATCATGGCCCGGCCGACGCCGCCGGCGAACTGTCCGAACAACGAGCCGGCGATCATCAGGATTGCGGCGACCGCGAACATCCAGCCGAGCGATGCGCGGAAGGGCCGTGAGCGGATGAGGGAGACACCGAGCCACCAGACGCCGGCGCACAGCGCCACGGTCGCGAGGGCCGGGAGCAGCGTCTCGAGGAGCAGCATCCAGCGGGCCCCCGAAGGCATCGCCGGAACCGTGACCAGCGCGGTGTCGACCGTCGCCGCGCTCACGCCGGAGACTCCGTCCAGCGCGGTCAGGTCGACGTCGTGCACGGGCATCGACACGGTCGGCGCGGTGCCGAAGATCTCGGATGCGGCCGAGGTCACGGCGACGATCGCGCCGATCCCGACGCTGACGGCGCCGGTGGCGATGAGTCCGAGGGCGATCCCGTCGACGAGTGAGGGGCGTCCTTCTCTGGTGCGCATCGCTGCCTCCTTGAGTTCGGTTGTTATCGACTGTCGTTAACATAACGACTGTCGATAACACGGTCAAGCCCCGGTATGCCCACGGCGAACACGGGCATACGTGCCCGATGTGGTGGTTACTCTCGATGTACAAGCGCTTCACGCGTCTTCGCCCCGTGCGAATAAGGAGTCACAGCATGTTCGAGAGATTCACGGACCGAGCCCGTCGAGTGGTCGTCCTCGCCCAAGAAGAGGCGAAGATGCTCAACCACAACTACATCGGGACCGAGCACATCCTGCTCGGCCTCATCCACGAGGGTGAAGGCGTCGCCGCCAAGGCCCTCGAGAGCCTCGGCATCTCCCTCGACGCCGTGCGCGAGCAGGTGCAGGACATCATCGGCCAGGGTCAGCAGCAGCCGACCGGGCACATCCCGTTCACGCCGCGCGCCAAGAAGGTGCTCGAGCTCAGCCTCCGCGAGGCCCTGCAGCTCGGCCACAACTACATCGGCACCGAGCACATCCTGCTCGGCCTCATCCGTGAGGGCGAGGGCGTCGCCGCCCAGGTGCTCGTCAAGCTCGGCGCCGACCTCAACAAGGTCCGCCAGCAGGTCATCCAGCTGCTCTCCGGAGCCCCTGGCCGCGAGCCGGCATCCGTCGGTGCGCAGACCAACGACTCGCCTGCCGGCACCCAGGGTGGTTCCGCGGTGCTCGACCAGTTCGGTCGCAACCTCACCCAGGCCGCGCGCGACAACAAGCTCGACCCGGTGATCGGGCGCGAGAAGGAGGCGGAGCGGGTCATGCAGATCCTCTCCCGCCGCTCCAAGAACAACCCCGTCCTGATCGGCGAGCCCGGCGTCGGCAAGACCGCCGTCGTCGAGGGTCTGGCCCAGGCGATCGTCAAGGGCGATGTGCCCGAGACGCTGAAGGACAAGCAGCTCTACTCGCTCGACCTCGGCTCCCTCATCGCCGGTTCCCGCTACCGCGGTGACTTCGAGGAGCGCCTGAAGAAGGTCACCAAGGAGATCCGCACGCGCGGCGACATCATCGTCTTCATCGACGAGATCCACACCCTCGTGGGTGCGGGTGCCGCCGAGGGCGCGATCGACGCGGCCAGCATCCTGAAGCCGCTGCTCGCTCGTGGTGAGCTCCAGACCATCGGCGCCACCACGCTCGACGAGTACCGCAAGCACTTCGAGAAGGATGCGGCGCTCGAGCGCCGCTTCCAGCCGGTGCAGGTCAACGAGCCGACGCTGCCGCACACCATCAACATCCTCAAGGGGCTGCGCGACCGCTACGAGGCGCACCACAAGGTGCAGATCACAGACGGTGCCATCGTGGCCGCGGCGAACCTCGCCGACCGCTACGTCTCCGACCGCTTCCTTCCGGACAAGGCCATCGACCTGATCGACGAGGCCGGCGCACGCCTGCGGCTGTCGATCCTGTCGAGCCCGCCCGAGCTGCGTGAGTTCGACGAGAAGATCGCCACGGTGCGCGAGCAGAAGGAAGTCGCCTCCGAGGAGCAGGACTTCGAGAAGGCCGCATCCCTCCGCGACGAGGAGAAGAGCCTCCTCGCCGAGCGTCTGCGTCTCGAGAAGCAGTGGCGTGCGGGCGACGTCGCGACCTCCGCGGTCGTCGACGAGGGTCTGATCGCCGAGGTGCTCGCACAGGCCACCGGCATCCCCGTATTCAAGCTCACGGAAGAGGAGTCCAGCCGACTCGTCTTCATGGAGAAGGCTCTGCACCAGCGCGTCGTCGGTCAGGAAGAGGCGATCGCCGCCCTCTCCAAGACGATCCGTCGCCAGCGTGCCGGTCTCAAGGACCCGAAGCGCCCCTCGGGCTCGTTCATCTTCGCCGGCCCCACGGGTGTCGGAAAGACCGAGCTCGCCAAGGCTCTCGCCGAGTTCCTGTTCGACGACGAGGCGGCTCTCATCTCGCTCGACATGAGCGAGTTCGGTGAGAAGCACACGGTCTCGCGTCTGTTCGGTGCCCCTCCCGGATTCGTCGGATTCGAAGAGGGTGGCCAGCTCACCGAGAAGGTGCGCCGCAAGCCGTTCAGCGTGGTGCTCTTCGACGAGATCGAGAAGGCCCACCCCGACATCTTCAACTCGCTGCTGCAGATCCTCGAAGAGGGTCGGCTCACCGACGGCCAGGGTCGGATCGTGGACTTCAAGAACACGGTCATCATCATGACCACCAACCTCGGTGCACGTGACATCGCGGGCGGTCCTGTCGGCTTCCAGATCGAGGGCAACGACTCGACCAGCTACGACCGGATGAAGGGCAAGGTGAACGAAGAGCTCAAGCGGCACTTCAAGCCCGAGTTCCTCAACCGTGTCGACGACATCATCGTGTTCCCGCAGCTGTCCAAGACCGAGCTGGTGCAGATCGTCGATCTGTTCGCCAAGCGCCTCGGCGAGCGTCTGCTGGACCGCGACATGACGATCGAGCTGTCGCAGGCCGCCAAGGAGCGTCTCATCGAGATCGGCTTCGACCCGGCGCTCGGCGCCCGACCGCTGCGTCGCGCGATGCAGCACGAGGTCGAGGACCGTCTGTCGGAGAAGATCCTGCACGGTGAGCTCAACTCGGGTGACCACGTGAAGGTCGACGCGAAGGACGGGGAGTTCCTGTTCGAGCACGGCCCGCGCGGCGAGAAGGTCGCGGTCGGTGCCAACACCGGCGGCGGCGCGATCGCCGGCACTCCCGACCTGGCGGTCGCCAGCGGGGAGTGACCTCCGGCTGAATCACGAAGGCTGAATCACGAAAGGGGCGGATGCTGCGGCATCCGCCCCTTTCCTGTGTCCGGCACAGGCGGCGACGGGTCGTGGGTTCTAGGCTTGTCCCGTGAGTGAGTACATCGTCCGACCGGCCCGCAGCGCCGACATCGTCGGCATCCGCAACCTGCTGCAGCCCCTCGTGGAGCAGCGCATCCTGCTCGGCAAGGATCTGGCGGTGCTCTACGGCGCGGTGCAGGAGTTCGTCGTCGCCGAGGCCGACGGTGTGCTGATCGGCTGCGGCGCGCTGCACGTGTTCTGGGAAGATCTCGGCGAGGTGCGCACCCTGCTCGTGCAGGATGACTGGCTGCACCACGGCGTCGGCCGGGCCATCGTCGATCGTCTCGAGGAGAACGCGCGCACGCTCGGGCTGTCGCGCCTGTTCTGCCTCACGTTCGAGGTCGAGTTCTTCAGCCGCCGCGGCTTCACTCCCATCGGCGAGCAGGTTGTCGACCCCGACGTGTACTCCCAGCTGCTGCGCAGCGGTGACGCGGGTGTCGAGGAGTTCCTCGATCTCGCGCACGTCAAGCCGAACACGCTCGGCAACACGCGCATGCTCAAGGTGCTCTGAGGACGCACGGCAGACCGCCGCCGCGGCCTCCCAGGCTGCACGGGCACGATCGCTTAACCTGGAACCATGCCCCGTCCTTCCGCTGCCGTCTATCGTCGTCGGCGACTGGTCGTGGTGATCGGGCTCATCCTGCTCGTCGCCGCGATCGGCATCGGGATCT is a genomic window of Microbacterium maritypicum containing:
- a CDS encoding dicarboxylate/amino acid:cation symporter, with translation MSTTARAQKAPDTRGPVRKLLTSFGFQILAALVLGIAAGLIGRQLGATAENPNGLSATLDTIGNSYVTLLRAAVVPLIFTAIVASISNLRRVQNAARLAGQTILWFAITAFIAVIIGIVLGLVIQPGNRAGEGLETGEPYTVGTWWNFLLGLIPQNFLGLTVNTSPGAADGTFSSSVGFNILQVIVVAAVIGIAALKAGKKAEPFLVFTESLLKVIQRVLWWIIRIAPLGTFGLIGSAVIKYGWEKLASLGWFAAAVYIGLALVLFVVYPILVRTHGLSIKQYFSGVWPAVQLAFVSRSSIGTLPLTERVTERNLGVPRSYASFAVPLGATTKMDGCAAIYPAIAAIFVAQFFGIELNFVQYLLIVIVSVVGSAATAGTTGAVVMLTLTLSTLGLPLEGVGLLLAIDPILDMGRTAVNVAGQALIPTIVAKREGILNEELYNAPREGLPFADDSGDDDAPEADATSDKEPVGAR
- a CDS encoding TA system VapC family ribonuclease toxin: MIVPDVNILVYAFRADSAEHQTYAPWLNEVLTLEPIGVSDTILSGFVRIVTHPRITTAPAPIDAAMAFTRSLVAAPRTQWLTAGAPAWNRLDDLAASDQGIRGNLVPDAYIAALTLANGARLATRDRGFARFPDLKWFDPATDARARGGS
- a CDS encoding CopG family transcriptional regulator yields the protein MRTTLNLSEALAAEAKARAAAEGRTFTSFIEEALREHLAKLEPAAPVEPLPTFGNPRTSRFLVDIDDRDALWEALEETPIR
- a CDS encoding helix-turn-helix transcriptional regulator, translating into MTPAESDDEFTGIHCRLDELLAERGMTLTELSATVGVSIVNLSVLKNDRARAIRYSTLRAICEALDCEVGELLVLAPR
- a CDS encoding ATP-dependent Clp protease ATP-binding subunit, which produces MFERFTDRARRVVVLAQEEAKMLNHNYIGTEHILLGLIHEGEGVAAKALESLGISLDAVREQVQDIIGQGQQQPTGHIPFTPRAKKVLELSLREALQLGHNYIGTEHILLGLIREGEGVAAQVLVKLGADLNKVRQQVIQLLSGAPGREPASVGAQTNDSPAGTQGGSAVLDQFGRNLTQAARDNKLDPVIGREKEAERVMQILSRRSKNNPVLIGEPGVGKTAVVEGLAQAIVKGDVPETLKDKQLYSLDLGSLIAGSRYRGDFEERLKKVTKEIRTRGDIIVFIDEIHTLVGAGAAEGAIDAASILKPLLARGELQTIGATTLDEYRKHFEKDAALERRFQPVQVNEPTLPHTINILKGLRDRYEAHHKVQITDGAIVAAANLADRYVSDRFLPDKAIDLIDEAGARLRLSILSSPPELREFDEKIATVREQKEVASEEQDFEKAASLRDEEKSLLAERLRLEKQWRAGDVATSAVVDEGLIAEVLAQATGIPVFKLTEEESSRLVFMEKALHQRVVGQEEAIAALSKTIRRQRAGLKDPKRPSGSFIFAGPTGVGKTELAKALAEFLFDDEAALISLDMSEFGEKHTVSRLFGAPPGFVGFEEGGQLTEKVRRKPFSVVLFDEIEKAHPDIFNSLLQILEEGRLTDGQGRIVDFKNTVIIMTTNLGARDIAGGPVGFQIEGNDSTSYDRMKGKVNEELKRHFKPEFLNRVDDIIVFPQLSKTELVQIVDLFAKRLGERLLDRDMTIELSQAAKERLIEIGFDPALGARPLRRAMQHEVEDRLSEKILHGELNSGDHVKVDAKDGEFLFEHGPRGEKVAVGANTGGGAIAGTPDLAVASGE
- a CDS encoding amino-acid N-acetyltransferase, translated to MSEYIVRPARSADIVGIRNLLQPLVEQRILLGKDLAVLYGAVQEFVVAEADGVLIGCGALHVFWEDLGEVRTLLVQDDWLHHGVGRAIVDRLEENARTLGLSRLFCLTFEVEFFSRRGFTPIGEQVVDPDVYSQLLRSGDAGVEEFLDLAHVKPNTLGNTRMLKVL